In a single window of the Salvelinus namaycush isolate Seneca chromosome 18, SaNama_1.0, whole genome shotgun sequence genome:
- the LOC120063266 gene encoding golgin subfamily A member 3-like isoform X1, translating to MENHNSVIAEMETTNVEIHQLDLIPQSKEGGADSVMSDAQLLKKGEPTASGDVLNGFVKADVVPNGERVAEGPRPTAGGDGRPNGPLPPPAPPAAQGTSPPVSPQSKEPSQGVAAIPPPPMLEKSEGASAEGPAHKGDALQSLKLSMPMQETELSDKEPSLEMENEEKIRRDARRRLEEQLKQYRVQRHKETSHRSTPKSRSGFSTLDPDLMMHPEALPRASTTSMTTEYSFLRTSVPRGPKLGSLGIPPAKERMSRSPRTSKIHSLADYKTLEPAGGTSDGGGGGGVRTSEDPSMGSLGSNLSSVSTLSEVSMMSEVGSVEMTSLEALLGSSISLQDNTLEVDAGSESGMGSRPGGDGDDSSTYSSVSTSTGGTGTYGMLAEAVGRQRGNYMVEGREIVPEAMGNFPSLQEVLQAASDEQHLLEQDREGTGGPRSRRDSFSSSVSLESSVMGHDEMLQVLKEKMRLEGQLESLSSEANQALKEKTELQAKLATVNAQLQAQVEQSHASQEKQSSLNKEVSTLRQSCFQLERAMVELQGNLESKNAGLASLGNDLQVAEEQYQRLMGKVEEMQQNVTSRDNAVQELRQQMGGLQTQLQQVQLERTTLQSRLKTSQAEIISLQQVRQWYQQQLALAQEARVRLQGEMVNMQAGQMTQIGALEHLKLENVTLSHQLTQTQHRSIKEKERIAVQLQSIEADMMTQEAAYQQIQDAKSMVEDDLRHKLDEFEEEREHLQKLANAASSLERELEQMKVTLSQKDLQLEALQKEHLELMRQLTATQESLHTKEQSINQLEARYLELEATLAELQTETNAKDENIQYLQNEKIVLEVALQAARADKSQLDEGAERLGEEVLVASDVLDQLRQEVQVKSSQIGSLQQDNSTLKKHAQKLKEQFMQQKVMVEAYRRDASSKEQLISELKSTKKRLVSEVKGLKQELLEAHGEKQKAELEQSRLQTEVVRVQQQMNSLENHLQFVQTERDQLESQIQSLQFDQSQQAAVTEENEGLKKQVDLMQSEARKAISEQKVRMKRLGTDLTSAQKDMKAKHKAYENAVGILSRRLQEALADKETTEAELVKLKAQVSDGGNNQALQDKIEALQSEHQAVSHSKAMLEKELQEVISLTSTELEELQEKVMELEDELQEARCFKRRIRRLEDANKKLSLELEHEKGKLTGLGQSHNALREHTNILETALAKREADLVQLNLQVQAVLKRKEEEDQQMKQLVQTLQVALEKEKAKVKDLKEQVAAAKAEAAHNRRHYRAAMLELCEIKKDLQAKEELVKALHSEAHKLQAQDEKHSQEVSRFQEELSEAHSQLQILQKQLDEQLSKQPLTNQEVEDLKWEVEQRQREIEAQRQQLELVEQCSQRELDSLQTALQGIKVELESVQEELSSTRKDKFMLQAKVGELRNSMKTVLLQNQQLKLDLKQNRLRKQRMEPSNPSNPVTPVKIPDCPVPASLLDELLKPSASVNKEPLNNLHNCLRQLKHEMDNLQKQMEEHTVTVHESMTSWTNAEEELTRLGVPLENDSITSPPLNQVDRNGGAEEEAQPS from the exons ATGGAAAACCACAACTCAGTCATTGCTGAGATGGAGACAACCAATGTAGAAATCCATCAACTAGACCTGATACCACAGTCCAAAGAGGGTGGTGCTGATTCTGTGATGAGTGACGCTCAGCTACTGAAGAAAGGAGAGCCGACAGCGTCGGGGGATGTTCTTAATG GTTTTGTTAAGGCAGACGTGGTGCCAAATGGAGAACGAGTAGCAGAGGGCCCGCGGCCAACCGCAGGAGGGGACGGCCGTCCAAATGGCCCCCTGCCGCCTCCCGCGCCCCCTGCTGCCCAGGGCACCAGCCCACCTGTCAGCCCCCAGTCCAAAGAGCCATCCCAAGGTGTGGCCGCTATCCCCCCACCACCCATGCTAGAGAAGTCTGAGGGAGCTAGTGCTGAGGGCCCTGCTCACAAGGGTGATGCATTGCAGTCACTCAAACTGAGTATGCCTATGCAGGAGACGGAATTGT CTGACAAAGAGCCATCACTGGAGATGGAGAATGAGGAGAAGATCCGCCGTGATGCTCGCCGACGGCTGGAGGAGCAGCTCAAACAGTACAGAGTGCAAAGGCACAAGGAGACG tccCACCGCTCCACCCCAAAGAGCCGCAGTGGGTTCAGCACTCTGGACCCAGACCTAATGATGCACCCAGAGGCTCTTCCCCGGGCCAGCACCACCTCCATGACCACCGAGTACTCCTTCCTGCGAACCAGCGTCCCCCGGGGCCCTAAGCTGGGCAGCCTGGGCATTCCACCAGCCAAGGAAAGAATGTCACGATCACCCCGCACCAGCAAGATCCACTCACTGGCCGATTACAAGACCCTCGAGCCAGCAGGGGGCACTAGTGATGGTGGAGGCGGTGGTGGGGTCAGAACGTCTGAAGACCCCTCCATGGGCTCCCTGGGGTCCAACCTGAGCTCTGTATCCACCCTGTCCGAGGTCAGCATGATGTCAGAGGTTGGCTCTGTGGAGATGACCTCTTTGGAGGCCCTGCTGGGGTCATCAATATCTCTCCAGGACAACACCTTGGAGGTGGATGCCGGCAGCGAGTCAGGTATGGGGTCGCGGCCTGGTGGAGATGGGGATGACAGCTCTACTTACAGCAGCGTGTCCACCTCCACCGGGGGCACTGGGACCTATGGCATGCTGGCTGAAGCAGTGGGCAGGCAGAGAGGGAACTACATGGTGGAGGGCAGGGAGATTGTTCCGGAGGCCATGGGCAACTTCCCATCACTGCAGGAGGTCCTGCAGGCTGCCAGCGATGAACAGCACCTGCTGGAGCAGGACAGGGAGGGGACCGGGGGACCACGCAGCCGCAGGGACAGCTTCTCCAGCAG TGTGTCATTGGAGAGCTCTGTGATGGGACATGACGAAATGCTCCAGGTTCTGAAGGAGAAGATGAGACTGGAGGGCCAGCTAGAGTCTCTGTCTTCTGAGGCCAACCAG GCTCTGAAAGAGAAGACTGAGCTCCAGGCCAAGCTGGCTACAGTCAACGCCCAGCTGCAGGCCCAGGTGGAGCAGTCCCATGCCAGCCAAGAGAAGCAGAGCTCCCTCAACAAGGAAGTGTCCACCCTGCGCCAGAGCTGCTTCCAGCTGGAGAGGGCCATGGTGGAGCTGCAGGGCAACCTGGAGAGCAAGAACGCTGGCCTGGCCTCGCTGGGCAACGACCTGCAGGTGGCTGAGGAGCAATACCAGAGACTCATGGGGAAGGTAGAGGAGATGCAACAGAATGTGACCTCCAGGGATAACGCTG TTCAGGAGTTGCGTCAGCAGATGGGTGGTCTCCAGACTCAGCTCCAGCAGGTCCAGCTAGAGCGCACCACCCTGCAGAGCAGGTTGAAGACCTCCCAGGCAGAGATCATCTCGCTGCAGCAGGTCCGCCAGTGGTACCAGCAGCAGCTAGCGCTGGCCCAGGAGGCTCGGGTCCGACTCCAGGGCGAAATGGTCAACATGCag GCTGGGCAGATGACCCAGATTGGTGCCTTGGAGCACCTGAAGCTGGAGAACGTGACTCTGTCCCACCAGCTGACACAAACCCAGCATCGCTCAATCAAAGAGAAGGAACGCATTGCTGTACAGCTGCAGAGTATTGAG GCTGACATGATGACCCAGGAAGCTGCCTATCAGCAGATACAGGATGCCAAGAGCATGGTGGAGGATGATCTTCGGCACAAACTGGACGAGTTTGAGGAGGAGCGAGAGCACTTACAGAAACTGGCCAACGCCGCCAGCTCTCTGGAGAGAGAACTAGAGCAG ATGAAGGTGACCCTATCCCAGAAGGACCTGCAGCTGGAGGCCCTCCAGAAGGAGCATCTGGAGCTGATGAGACAGCTGACAGCCACTCAGGAGAGCCTTCACACCAAAGAGCAGTCCATCAACCAGCTGGAGGCCCGCTACCTGGAGCTGGAGGCTACGCTGGCAGAGCTGCAGACAGAGACCAACGCCAAGGATGAGAACATCCAGTATCTGCAGAATGAGAAGATCGTGCTGGAGGTGGCCCTCCAGGCAGCCAGAGCTGATAAAAGTCAGCTGGACGAGGGGGCGGAGAGGCTGGGGGAGGAGGTGCTGGTGGCCTCAGATGTCCTTGATCAGCTCAGGCAGGAGGTCCAAGTCAAATCCTCACAG ATTGGATCTCTGCAGCAGGATAACAGCACCCTGAAGAAACACGCTCAGAAATTGAAAGAGCAGTTCATGCAGCAAAAG GTGATGGTGGAGGCATATCGGCGGGATGCCAGCTCCAAGGAGCAGCTCATCAGCGAGCTGAAGTCAACTAAGAAGCGTCTGGTGTCGGAGGTGAAGGGACTGAAGCAAGAGCTGCTGGAGGCCCATGGGGAGAAACAGAAAGCTGAGCTGGAGCAGAGCCGGCTGCAGACGGAAGTGGTCCGGGTCCAGCAGCAGATGAACAGCCTGGAGAACCACCTGCAGTTTGTGCAGACCGAGAGGGATCAGCTGGAGTCTCAGATACAG TCCCTGCAGTTTGACCAGAGCCAGCAAGCAGCAGTGACGGAGGAGAATGAGGGCCTGAAGAAACAGGTGGACCTGATGCAGTCTGAAGCCAGGAA GGCCATCTCAGAGCAGAAGGTGAGAATGAAGCGGCTGGGGACAGATTTGACCAGCGCGCAGAAGGATATGAAGGCCAAGCACAAGGCCTATGAGAACGCAGTGGGCATCCTGAGTCGCAGGCTCCAAGAAGCCCTGGCCGACAAGGAGACTACCGAGGCAGAGCTGGTCAAACTCAAGGCCCAGGTCTCAGATGGCGGCAACAACCAGGCCCTGCAG GATAAGATTGAGGCTCTGCAGAGTGAACACCAGGCTGTGAGCCACAGCAAAGCCATGCTGGAGAAGGAGCTTCAGGAGGTCATCTCCCTCACCAGCACTGAGCTGGAAGAGTTACAGGAGAAAGTAATGGAGCTAGAAGATGAG CTGCAGGAGGCGCGATGCTTCAAGAGGAGGATTAGACGACTGGAAGACGCCAACAAGAAGTTATCCCTGGAGCTGGAGCATGAGAAAGGGAAGTTGACGGGACTGGGGCAGTCCCATAATGCACTGCGGGAGCATACCAATATTCTAGAGACTGCCCTGGCCAAGAGAGAGGCCGACCTGGTCCAGCTCAACCTCCAG GTGCAAGCTGTACTAAAACGCAAAGAGGAGGAAGACCAGCAGATGAAACAGCTGGTCCAGACACTACAGGTCGCCTTGGAGAAGGAGAAAGCCAAAGTCAAGGACCTGAAAGAGCAG GTGGCAGCAGCTAAGGCAGAGGCTGCCCACAACAGGCGACATTACAGGGCAGCCATGCTGGAGCTGTGTGAGATCAAGAAGGACCTGCAGGCCAAAGAAGAGCTGGTCAAAGCCCTGCACAGCGAGGCACACAAACTACA GGCTCAGGATGAGAAACACTCTCAGGAGGTGTCCAGGTTCCAGGAGGAGCTATCAGAGGCCCACTCCCAGCTCCAGATCCTCCAGAAACAGCTGGATGAACAGCTTAGCAAGCAGCCCCTCACCAACCAGGAG GTTGAGGATTTGAAGTGGGAGGTGGAGCAGAGGCAGAGGGAGATCGAGGCCCAGAGACAGCAGCTGGAACTGGTGGAGCAGTGCAGCCAGAGGGAGCTGGACAGCCTGCAGACAgctctacag GGCATTAAGGTGGAGTTGGAGTCTGTGCAGGAGGAACTGAGCAGCACCAGAAAGGATAAGTTCATGCTGCAGGCCAAGGTGGGGGAGCTGAGGAACAGCATGAAGACTGTTCTGCTGCAGAACCAGCAGCTCAAACTGGACCTCAAACAGAACCGCCTCCGAAAG CAGAGGATGGAGCCATCGAACCCATCAAATCCAGTGACCCCGGTGAAGATCCCAGACTGCCCTGTGCCTGCCTCCCTGCTGGATGAGTTGCTCAAGCCCTCTGCCTCCGTCAACAAGGAGCCCCTCAATAACCTGCACAACTGTCTGCGCCAGCTCAA GCATGAGATGGACAACCTTCAGAAACAAATGGAGGAGCACACAGTCACCGTGCACGAGTCCATGACGTCATGGACTAACGCAGAGGAGGAATTGACTCGACTGGGGGTGCCGCTGGAGAATGACTCCATAACATCTCCCCCTCTAAACCAGGTGGACCGTAATGGAGGAGCGGAGGAGGAGGCACAGCCATCGTAA
- the LOC120063266 gene encoding golgin subfamily A member 3-like isoform X3, translated as MENHNSVIAEMETTNVEIHQLDLIPQSKEGGADSVMSDAQLLKKGEPTASGDVLNGFVKADVVPNGERVAEGPRPTAGGDGRPNGPLPPPAPPAAQGTSPPVSPQSKEPSQADKEPSLEMENEEKIRRDARRRLEEQLKQYRVQRHKETSHRSTPKSRSGFSTLDPDLMMHPEALPRASTTSMTTEYSFLRTSVPRGPKLGSLGIPPAKERMSRSPRTSKIHSLADYKTLEPAGGTSDGGGGGGVRTSEDPSMGSLGSNLSSVSTLSEVSMMSEVGSVEMTSLEALLGSSISLQDNTLEVDAGSESGMGSRPGGDGDDSSTYSSVSTSTGGTGTYGMLAEAVGRQRGNYMVEGREIVPEAMGNFPSLQEVLQAASDEQHLLEQDREGTGGPRSRRDSFSSSVSLESSVMGHDEMLQVLKEKMRLEGQLESLSSEANQALKEKTELQAKLATVNAQLQAQVEQSHASQEKQSSLNKEVSTLRQSCFQLERAMVELQGNLESKNAGLASLGNDLQVAEEQYQRLMGKVEEMQQNVTSRDNAVQELRQQMGGLQTQLQQVQLERTTLQSRLKTSQAEIISLQQVRQWYQQQLALAQEARVRLQGEMVNMQAGQMTQIGALEHLKLENVTLSHQLTQTQHRSIKEKERIAVQLQSIEADMMTQEAAYQQIQDAKSMVEDDLRHKLDEFEEEREHLQKLANAASSLERELEQMKVTLSQKDLQLEALQKEHLELMRQLTATQESLHTKEQSINQLEARYLELEATLAELQTETNAKDENIQYLQNEKIVLEVALQAARADKSQLDEGAERLGEEVLVASDVLDQLRQEVQVKSSQIGSLQQDNSTLKKHAQKLKEQFMQQKVMVEAYRRDASSKEQLISELKSTKKRLVSEVKGLKQELLEAHGEKQKAELEQSRLQTEVVRVQQQMNSLENHLQFVQTERDQLESQIQSLQFDQSQQAAVTEENEGLKKQVDLMQSEARKAISEQKVRMKRLGTDLTSAQKDMKAKHKAYENAVGILSRRLQEALADKETTEAELVKLKAQVSDGGNNQALQDKIEALQSEHQAVSHSKAMLEKELQEVISLTSTELEELQEKVMELEDELQEARCFKRRIRRLEDANKKLSLELEHEKGKLTGLGQSHNALREHTNILETALAKREADLVQLNLQVQAVLKRKEEEDQQMKQLVQTLQVALEKEKAKVKDLKEQVAAAKAEAAHNRRHYRAAMLELCEIKKDLQAKEELVKALHSEAHKLQAQDEKHSQEVSRFQEELSEAHSQLQILQKQLDEQLSKQPLTNQEVEDLKWEVEQRQREIEAQRQQLELVEQCSQRELDSLQTALQGIKVELESVQEELSSTRKDKFMLQAKVGELRNSMKTVLLQNQQLKLDLKQNRLRKQRMEPSNPSNPVTPVKIPDCPVPASLLDELLKPSASVNKEPLNNLHNCLRQLKHEMDNLQKQMEEHTVTVHESMTSWTNAEEELTRLGVPLENDSITSPPLNQVDRNGGAEEEAQPS; from the exons ATGGAAAACCACAACTCAGTCATTGCTGAGATGGAGACAACCAATGTAGAAATCCATCAACTAGACCTGATACCACAGTCCAAAGAGGGTGGTGCTGATTCTGTGATGAGTGACGCTCAGCTACTGAAGAAAGGAGAGCCGACAGCGTCGGGGGATGTTCTTAATG GTTTTGTTAAGGCAGACGTGGTGCCAAATGGAGAACGAGTAGCAGAGGGCCCGCGGCCAACCGCAGGAGGGGACGGCCGTCCAAATGGCCCCCTGCCGCCTCCCGCGCCCCCTGCTGCCCAGGGCACCAGCCCACCTGTCAGCCCCCAGTCCAAAGAGCCATCCCAAG CTGACAAAGAGCCATCACTGGAGATGGAGAATGAGGAGAAGATCCGCCGTGATGCTCGCCGACGGCTGGAGGAGCAGCTCAAACAGTACAGAGTGCAAAGGCACAAGGAGACG tccCACCGCTCCACCCCAAAGAGCCGCAGTGGGTTCAGCACTCTGGACCCAGACCTAATGATGCACCCAGAGGCTCTTCCCCGGGCCAGCACCACCTCCATGACCACCGAGTACTCCTTCCTGCGAACCAGCGTCCCCCGGGGCCCTAAGCTGGGCAGCCTGGGCATTCCACCAGCCAAGGAAAGAATGTCACGATCACCCCGCACCAGCAAGATCCACTCACTGGCCGATTACAAGACCCTCGAGCCAGCAGGGGGCACTAGTGATGGTGGAGGCGGTGGTGGGGTCAGAACGTCTGAAGACCCCTCCATGGGCTCCCTGGGGTCCAACCTGAGCTCTGTATCCACCCTGTCCGAGGTCAGCATGATGTCAGAGGTTGGCTCTGTGGAGATGACCTCTTTGGAGGCCCTGCTGGGGTCATCAATATCTCTCCAGGACAACACCTTGGAGGTGGATGCCGGCAGCGAGTCAGGTATGGGGTCGCGGCCTGGTGGAGATGGGGATGACAGCTCTACTTACAGCAGCGTGTCCACCTCCACCGGGGGCACTGGGACCTATGGCATGCTGGCTGAAGCAGTGGGCAGGCAGAGAGGGAACTACATGGTGGAGGGCAGGGAGATTGTTCCGGAGGCCATGGGCAACTTCCCATCACTGCAGGAGGTCCTGCAGGCTGCCAGCGATGAACAGCACCTGCTGGAGCAGGACAGGGAGGGGACCGGGGGACCACGCAGCCGCAGGGACAGCTTCTCCAGCAG TGTGTCATTGGAGAGCTCTGTGATGGGACATGACGAAATGCTCCAGGTTCTGAAGGAGAAGATGAGACTGGAGGGCCAGCTAGAGTCTCTGTCTTCTGAGGCCAACCAG GCTCTGAAAGAGAAGACTGAGCTCCAGGCCAAGCTGGCTACAGTCAACGCCCAGCTGCAGGCCCAGGTGGAGCAGTCCCATGCCAGCCAAGAGAAGCAGAGCTCCCTCAACAAGGAAGTGTCCACCCTGCGCCAGAGCTGCTTCCAGCTGGAGAGGGCCATGGTGGAGCTGCAGGGCAACCTGGAGAGCAAGAACGCTGGCCTGGCCTCGCTGGGCAACGACCTGCAGGTGGCTGAGGAGCAATACCAGAGACTCATGGGGAAGGTAGAGGAGATGCAACAGAATGTGACCTCCAGGGATAACGCTG TTCAGGAGTTGCGTCAGCAGATGGGTGGTCTCCAGACTCAGCTCCAGCAGGTCCAGCTAGAGCGCACCACCCTGCAGAGCAGGTTGAAGACCTCCCAGGCAGAGATCATCTCGCTGCAGCAGGTCCGCCAGTGGTACCAGCAGCAGCTAGCGCTGGCCCAGGAGGCTCGGGTCCGACTCCAGGGCGAAATGGTCAACATGCag GCTGGGCAGATGACCCAGATTGGTGCCTTGGAGCACCTGAAGCTGGAGAACGTGACTCTGTCCCACCAGCTGACACAAACCCAGCATCGCTCAATCAAAGAGAAGGAACGCATTGCTGTACAGCTGCAGAGTATTGAG GCTGACATGATGACCCAGGAAGCTGCCTATCAGCAGATACAGGATGCCAAGAGCATGGTGGAGGATGATCTTCGGCACAAACTGGACGAGTTTGAGGAGGAGCGAGAGCACTTACAGAAACTGGCCAACGCCGCCAGCTCTCTGGAGAGAGAACTAGAGCAG ATGAAGGTGACCCTATCCCAGAAGGACCTGCAGCTGGAGGCCCTCCAGAAGGAGCATCTGGAGCTGATGAGACAGCTGACAGCCACTCAGGAGAGCCTTCACACCAAAGAGCAGTCCATCAACCAGCTGGAGGCCCGCTACCTGGAGCTGGAGGCTACGCTGGCAGAGCTGCAGACAGAGACCAACGCCAAGGATGAGAACATCCAGTATCTGCAGAATGAGAAGATCGTGCTGGAGGTGGCCCTCCAGGCAGCCAGAGCTGATAAAAGTCAGCTGGACGAGGGGGCGGAGAGGCTGGGGGAGGAGGTGCTGGTGGCCTCAGATGTCCTTGATCAGCTCAGGCAGGAGGTCCAAGTCAAATCCTCACAG ATTGGATCTCTGCAGCAGGATAACAGCACCCTGAAGAAACACGCTCAGAAATTGAAAGAGCAGTTCATGCAGCAAAAG GTGATGGTGGAGGCATATCGGCGGGATGCCAGCTCCAAGGAGCAGCTCATCAGCGAGCTGAAGTCAACTAAGAAGCGTCTGGTGTCGGAGGTGAAGGGACTGAAGCAAGAGCTGCTGGAGGCCCATGGGGAGAAACAGAAAGCTGAGCTGGAGCAGAGCCGGCTGCAGACGGAAGTGGTCCGGGTCCAGCAGCAGATGAACAGCCTGGAGAACCACCTGCAGTTTGTGCAGACCGAGAGGGATCAGCTGGAGTCTCAGATACAG TCCCTGCAGTTTGACCAGAGCCAGCAAGCAGCAGTGACGGAGGAGAATGAGGGCCTGAAGAAACAGGTGGACCTGATGCAGTCTGAAGCCAGGAA GGCCATCTCAGAGCAGAAGGTGAGAATGAAGCGGCTGGGGACAGATTTGACCAGCGCGCAGAAGGATATGAAGGCCAAGCACAAGGCCTATGAGAACGCAGTGGGCATCCTGAGTCGCAGGCTCCAAGAAGCCCTGGCCGACAAGGAGACTACCGAGGCAGAGCTGGTCAAACTCAAGGCCCAGGTCTCAGATGGCGGCAACAACCAGGCCCTGCAG GATAAGATTGAGGCTCTGCAGAGTGAACACCAGGCTGTGAGCCACAGCAAAGCCATGCTGGAGAAGGAGCTTCAGGAGGTCATCTCCCTCACCAGCACTGAGCTGGAAGAGTTACAGGAGAAAGTAATGGAGCTAGAAGATGAG CTGCAGGAGGCGCGATGCTTCAAGAGGAGGATTAGACGACTGGAAGACGCCAACAAGAAGTTATCCCTGGAGCTGGAGCATGAGAAAGGGAAGTTGACGGGACTGGGGCAGTCCCATAATGCACTGCGGGAGCATACCAATATTCTAGAGACTGCCCTGGCCAAGAGAGAGGCCGACCTGGTCCAGCTCAACCTCCAG GTGCAAGCTGTACTAAAACGCAAAGAGGAGGAAGACCAGCAGATGAAACAGCTGGTCCAGACACTACAGGTCGCCTTGGAGAAGGAGAAAGCCAAAGTCAAGGACCTGAAAGAGCAG GTGGCAGCAGCTAAGGCAGAGGCTGCCCACAACAGGCGACATTACAGGGCAGCCATGCTGGAGCTGTGTGAGATCAAGAAGGACCTGCAGGCCAAAGAAGAGCTGGTCAAAGCCCTGCACAGCGAGGCACACAAACTACA GGCTCAGGATGAGAAACACTCTCAGGAGGTGTCCAGGTTCCAGGAGGAGCTATCAGAGGCCCACTCCCAGCTCCAGATCCTCCAGAAACAGCTGGATGAACAGCTTAGCAAGCAGCCCCTCACCAACCAGGAG GTTGAGGATTTGAAGTGGGAGGTGGAGCAGAGGCAGAGGGAGATCGAGGCCCAGAGACAGCAGCTGGAACTGGTGGAGCAGTGCAGCCAGAGGGAGCTGGACAGCCTGCAGACAgctctacag GGCATTAAGGTGGAGTTGGAGTCTGTGCAGGAGGAACTGAGCAGCACCAGAAAGGATAAGTTCATGCTGCAGGCCAAGGTGGGGGAGCTGAGGAACAGCATGAAGACTGTTCTGCTGCAGAACCAGCAGCTCAAACTGGACCTCAAACAGAACCGCCTCCGAAAG CAGAGGATGGAGCCATCGAACCCATCAAATCCAGTGACCCCGGTGAAGATCCCAGACTGCCCTGTGCCTGCCTCCCTGCTGGATGAGTTGCTCAAGCCCTCTGCCTCCGTCAACAAGGAGCCCCTCAATAACCTGCACAACTGTCTGCGCCAGCTCAA GCATGAGATGGACAACCTTCAGAAACAAATGGAGGAGCACACAGTCACCGTGCACGAGTCCATGACGTCATGGACTAACGCAGAGGAGGAATTGACTCGACTGGGGGTGCCGCTGGAGAATGACTCCATAACATCTCCCCCTCTAAACCAGGTGGACCGTAATGGAGGAGCGGAGGAGGAGGCACAGCCATCGTAA